In Rhodamnia argentea isolate NSW1041297 chromosome 11, ASM2092103v1, whole genome shotgun sequence, one genomic interval encodes:
- the LOC115751121 gene encoding pescadillo homolog translates to MPKHYRPPGKKKEGNVAKYVTRSQAVKLLQVNLSTFRRLCILKGVFPREPKKKVKGNHHTYYHLKDIMFVKHDPLLEKFREMRTYDKKLKKAVAKKNKDLYERLRTRKPTYTLDRLILERYPKFADALRDLDDCLSMVHLFAALPALERENIEVKRIHNCRKLSHEWQAYIARTHKLRKVFISVKGIYYQAEVEGQKITWLTPHALQQVLPDDVDYNVMLTFLEFYETLVAFVNFKLYHSISVKYPPILDPQLEALAEELYALSRYLDANTRSSRPSGSNQVESQENEKQHDESDLRLAQLQHQLPHNEPGALMHLVEDAAGEDEEDEDTKECENLFKDMKFFLGREVPRESLLFVIPAFGGIVSWERDGAPFREADQSITHQIVDRPTQGHIFLSREYVQPQWIYDCVNARIILPTEGYLVGRVPPPHLSPFVDNEAEGYVPDYAETIKHLQAAASNEVLPMPGTVKEDLEDPQRLLVEGIIDRAEANEAAEKKRKMATLEKQYHDELKLELEGAQYSSSMINQNMESNAASGEAREKPVPDLQQIADDSANMSKIVMSRKKRRLLEAMEIGKKRKQANVDLLKERKKKSEAGQSSKEK, encoded by the exons ATGCCGAAGCACTACAGACCTCCG ggaaagaaaaaggaaggcaACGTCGCAAAGTACGTCACCAGGTCCCAAGCTGTCAAGCTCCTCCAAGTCAATCTCTCCACTTtcag GAGACTATGCATCCTGAAAGGTGTATTTCCCCGGGAGCCTAAGAAGAAAGTGAAGGGGAACCACCACACTTATTATCACTTGAAGGATATCATGTTCGTTAAACATGATCCGTTGCTCGAAAAGTTCAGGGAGATGCGAACTTACGATAAGAAACTTAAGAAAGCTGTGGCAAAGAAAAATAAGGATCTTTATGAGCGTCTTCGCACTCGAAAGCCTACTTACACGCTTGACAGACTCATATTGGAGAG GTATCCTAAGTTTGCTGATGCTCTTAGAGATTTGGATGACTGCCTGTCCATGGTGCACCTTTTTGCGGCATTACCAGCCTTGGAGCGGGAAAACATCGAAGTGAAGCGCATCCACAATTGTCGAAA GTTGAGTCATGAATGGCAAGCTTATATTGCTCGAACACATAAGCTCAGAAAAGTTTTCATATCTGTGAAAGGCATATATTATCAG GCTGAAGTTGAGGGTCAGAAGATCACATGGTTAACACCTCACGCCTTGCAACAAGTTCTGCCTGACGATGTGGACTATAATGTCATGCtaacttttttggaattttatgaG ACTCTTGTTGCTTTTGTGAATTTCAAGCTTTATCATTCAATCAGTGTGAAGTATCCACCAATCCTGGATCCCCAACTGGAGGCTTTAGCTGAAG AACTTTATGCATTGTCAAGATATCTTGATGCTAATACTAGATCCTCCCGGCCCTCTGGATCTAACCAAGTGGAAagtcaagaaaatgaaaagcagCATGATGAATCTGATTTAAGGCTTGCACAACTTCAACATCAGCTTCCTCATAATGAGCCTGGGGCTCTAATGCACCTTGTTGAAGATGCTGCTGGTGAGGACGAGGAGGATGAAGATACGAAGGAGTGTGAGAATCTATTTAAGGATATGAAGTTCTTCTTGGGTCGTGAG GTTCCCAGAGAGTCGTTGCTTTTCGTTATTCCTGCTTTTGGAGGTATTGTTTCTTGGGAGAGAGATGGTGCTCCGTTTAGGGAAGCTGATCAGAGCATTACCCACCAG ATTGTTGATAGACCAACTCAAGGTCATATATTTCTTTCTAGAGAGTACGTCCAGCCTCAATGGATTTACGACTGTGTGAATGCAAGAATTATCTTGCCAACTGAGGGTTACCTGGTGGGAAG GGTTCCTCCACCACACTTGTCGCCTTTTGTCGATAATGAAGCTGAGGGTTATGTCCCAGACTATGCAGAGACCATTAAGCACTTGCAGGCTGCTGCCAGCAATGAGGTTCTTCCAATGCCAGGCACCGTAAAAGAAGACTTGGAAGATCCTCAGCGTCTGTTGGTTGAAGGGATCATTGACCGTGCTGAGGCAAATGAAGCTGCTGAGAAGAAGCGGAAG ATGGCAACTCTCGAAAAACAGTATCATGACGAGTTAAAATTGGAACTAGAGGGAGCCCAGTATTCTTCATCCATGATTAATCAAAACATGGAGAGCAATGCAGCAAGTGGAGAAGCTAGGGAGAAACCTGTTCCTGATCTGCAACAAATTGCTGATGATAGTGCAAATATGTCGAAGATTGTGATGTCACGGAAGAAGAGGAGGCTTTTAGAAGCCATGGAG ATAGGAAAGAAACGTAAACAGGCTAATGTCGATCTTCTTAAAGAAcggaagaagaaaagtgaagCAGGTCAGTCGTCAAAGGAGAAATAA
- the LOC115751122 gene encoding mitogen-activated protein kinase kinase 3: MAELEKLKKKLTPLFDAEKGFSTASSLDSSDSYMLSDGGAVNLLSRSYGVYNINELGLQKCTSRSIDETDRSEKTYQCASHEMRIFGSIGSGASSVVQRAIHIPTHRIIALKKINIFEKEKRQQLLTEIRTLCEAPCDQGLVEFHGAYYIPDSGQISIALEYMDGGSLADILRVQKRIPEPVLSVMFQKLLHGLSYLHGVRHLVHRDIKPANLLVNLKGEAKITDFGISAGLENSMAMCATFVGTVTYMSPERIRNKSYSYPADIWSLGLALFECGTGEFPYTATDGPVNLMLQILDDPSPSPLDCNFSPEFCSFIDACLQKDADARPTAEQLLMHPFITKYEHTNVDLATFVRSIFDPTERMKDLADMLSIHYYLLFDGPDELWHHTKTFYSEGSTFSFSGKQFFGSDDIFGSLSKIRKTLAGDWPPERLVHVVEKLQCRIYGQDGIAIRVSGSFIIGNQFLICGDGVQVEGMPHFKDLSIDLSAKRMGRFQEQFMVEPGNQIGCYVIVKQELYITS; encoded by the exons ATGGCCGAGTTGGAGAAGTTAAAGAAAAAGCTCACGCCATTGTTTGATGCGGAGAAGGGATTCTCTACCGCGTCAAGCTTGGACTCTTCCGATTCTTACATG CTGTCAGATGGCGGAGCTGTTAATTTACTAAGCAGATCATATGGCGTCTACAACATCAACGAGCTTGGATTGCAGAAGTGCACATCGCGGTCCATAGATGAGACGGATCGCAGTGAGAAAACCTATCAATGTGCTTCCCATGAGATGAGGATTTTTGGGTCAATAGGCAGTGGGGCAAGCAGTGTAGTCCAGAGAGCTATCCACATACCCACCCACAGAATTATTGCTTTGAAAAAGATCAATATATTTGAAAAG GAGAAAAGACAGCAGCTCCTCACCGAAATACGGACATTGTGTGAGGCACCTTGTGATCAAGGTCTTGTGGAATTTCATGGGGCTTATTATATACCAGACTCTGGGCAAATAAGCATAGCTCTTGAGTATATGGATGGAGGATCATTGGCAGATATCTTACGAGTGCAGAAACGTATTCCAGAACCTGTCCTTTCAGTTATGTTTCAAAAGCTCCTCCAT GGTCTAAGCTACTTGCATGGAGTTAGGCACTTGGTTCATAGGGACATTAAGCCTGCAAATTTGCTTGTAAATCTCAAAGGGGAGGCAAAAATCACAGATTTTGGTATCAGTGCTGGCTTAGAGAATTCCATGGCAATG TGTGCTACTTTTGTTGGGACCGTGACATACATGTCACCTGAGCGTATTCGCAATAAGAGCTATTCTTATCCAGCTGATATATGGAGCCTCGGTCTTGCTCTGTTTGAGTGTGGTACTGGAGAGTTCCCATATACAGCTACGGATGGACCAGTCAATCTGATGTTGCAG ATTTTGGATGACCCATCACCATCGCCTTTGGACTGCAATTTTTCACCGGAGTTCTGCTCTTTCATTGATGCATGTCTGCAGAAGGATGCGGATGCTCGACCAACTGCTGAACAA CTGCTCATGCACCCATTcatcacaaaatatgagcataCCAATGTTGATTTAGCAACATTTGTTAGAAGCATCTTCGATCCAACAGAAAGGATGAAAGACCTAGCAGAT ATGTTGTCTATACACTATTACCTACTATTCGATGGACCTGATGAACTTTGGCATCATACGAAGACCTTCTACAGTGAAGGATCAACTTTTAG TTTCTCAGGCAAGCAATTTTTTGGTTCGGATGATATTTTTGGAAGCTTGTCGAAAATCCGGAAAACGTTAGCTGGTGATTGGCCTCCTGAAAGACTTGTCCATGTTGTCGAAAAACTGCAGTGCCGTATTTATGGTCAAGATGGGATTGCAATCCGCGTGTCAGGCTCCTTTATTATAGGGAATCAATTCCTCATCTGTGGCGATGGAGTCCAGGTTGAAGGCATGCCACATTTCAAAGATTTATCCATTGATCTTTCTGCTAAGCGAATGGGTAGATTCCAGGAGCAATTTATGGTTGAACCAGGCAATCAAATTGGATGCTATGTTATAGTGAAGCAAGAGCTTTACATAACGAGCTAG